atgtaaaaataaagaaagaaaaaaaaagagagagagagagagagagatgaatttcctTCGTTTTGTACAAGTGATTCTACTAATGTGTCAAGAGTGATAatgcctctcctttctctctctctctctctctctctctctctctctccaaactacattatatctatttatctatctatatatctatctatctgtctttttatctatctatctatctatctctttatcgtTATCTATCTGCACTCGGTACACTTACACTACAATTCAGACATTTTTCCCTTTACAAATtgagacacacgcacacacccacacctgaGCGGCTCTCGAGGACAtccttatatatgttttctccCTTTAGCAGCAGTCCCAGGTAATTTGTTACAAACTTTCGGCCACTCGCGCACCAGGGCAACTTTTTCCCCGACGTTAGCGAAAGCATTTATCTGACTCAGCTTCCGCCACGCTGAGCCCACGCAGATGCAAAGTATATCAGTCTTGGTTGAAAGGCTTCTCTTTTTAACTTTTTGAGCGTACTCGTCGCGGATAGCAGGAGTAATGGAGGGAACTTGTGTTGTTAGATGTATCCTGAACACCATTTGTCCATTTGTTACTGAATTGATCTATACAGTAAACCATTTATATAACGAACCCATAACGAAATTCAGATACTTGTACCATAATAATACAGCTCCTGAACCAAACCAGACTTTATTACAAGTTGTTATTAGATGATAAAGATATGTGCAATTAGCATGTTAATATTATGTGGCAAAACAATATCATCTGCTGTAACTAATATATTGCTTAATCTTATATTGTTCCTTGTATCCAGTAATGCCTTTGGATATAACGAATTTCCGGATATAACAATTTGGTGTTTTGCCCCAGCTGGTTCGTTAAACAATTCTGTACATGTACaatcgcgatatgaagtgatgtcgccatAATATGTACATACTACGAAAGATCCTTCAGAACTTATGAAAATCCATCTTCAGGTAACatcgatagttttttttttctatttactttattataaTGTACTGGTAACCCCTCTTCATTCTACGTCTTTAATCCGcgtacacagaaaaaaaatgtattataaTTATTTCCACCATGTTAGCAGCACCAGACTCACCTACACTACGAGGAAATGTATCGATGACTCGGCCGAGCGTAACAATATGAAACGTGAAGCGAATTATAAACCCCACCCACCGCCCGGCACAGTAAGGTTTCCCATTCTTCAGAAGTTTCATGCTCCTACGATATCCTGGATTACAGTGCCGCCAACCAGGTTATTACGCCTCAGTGCTACCAACCAAAGTGTTATGGTATCCTGTTTTATGTATCCCAGAGTGTCCAGCcagctttctttcctcatttcacccatctttatctactcctctttatcttccccttccttccacctctttctaTCCCCCATTAGATAGATGCCAACCAAACTATTACATCTCCGAGTTACCAACATTATTTTGACACCCCAGTGCTACCAACAAATACATTACATCTCAGAACTGCCGATCAAGGTGTTACAATCCAGGGGTACCAACCAAAGTATTACATCCAAGTGCTGTCAACCAAACTATAAGAACCCAGTGCTGCCAACCaaattgtttctttttcttttttattcttgctATATTGTAGGCTAAGGGTAACAGCAAACTATAGATATACAATGCCTGCGACGTGCTGTTtctaataaaaaaagacgaagatgcCGAAATAATTGTAAGTTTTGGTTTCAGGTGTTTTGATACTCCGCCCCCCCTTCTTCAGAGACTCGTCCATATATTCAGATACTTTCGGCTcaataactatttccaaaggtcacaaaggagattagtcgagttctcataagtggggggggggttaagttcatggtgtggaagccttgtcaaattatcagtGGGCTCAAAAAACTCCAcaaggaaatacccacaacctctacgaaggctttACTAAATGTGtaaggttcatggtgcagaagccttgtcagaatATTATTAGGCTAAAAAAAAGTACCgaaggaaatacccacaaccactACGAAGACTTCCCTAAATGTGAGTGCGTAACCTATACGTCGtagcaaggagactatagaacgtATACCTATAGTCTCTTTGCGTCGTAGGAAGGGGAAACACAGAGCTGCCAACCTAACTATACCTCATTTCAGAACTACCAACTAAACCATATCATCCAAAACCACCAAAACAGTCTCTCTTGTTATTCCAGAGCTGCCAACGAGACTACATTACAAGAGCTACCAACCGAATCGAAATTACATCCCGGGCTACCAACCAAATTTTTGTGGGTCAGAGCTACCGAACAAACTATTACATTCGAGTTGATAATCCAGCATCAACGAATCTATTATTATACCCTTGAGCTTCCAAcccaggagataaaaaaaattactcatctctgctcatctttttttttccttccagtttAATAGTCTGCACCTGCTCTCTgatattttcgttcttttttttttcttcctctctctctctctctctctctctctctctctctctctctctctctctctctctctctagtccccTGCACTAACCTTGAGACTTGCATAACCTTCACTTCTTAAATATAACCTTAAACATAACAAAGGAAAAGTATGTATAGCGTCTaacttttttttgtgggggggggacACTAAAAAGTACTGCCCTCGCGCTTCaagactccctccttccctcctgtgtcGAAAGAGTAATACCATCCTCGCGACCTTCAGTTTAATCTCTCgtgaaagggaaataaaaccTTTGAAATCGTCATCATCTCTGTCCTTCGatcgtgaggaggaagaggaggaggaggaaaaggaagatgaggaagatgaagaagaaaaaaagaaaagaagatgaaaaagaagaaagaagaggatgatgatgatgatgatgatgatgaagaagaagaagaagaagaagaagaagaagaagaagaagaagaagaagaagaagaagaaggaaaagaagaggatgatggagaagaagaaaaagaagaaggaaaagaagaggatgaagaagaagaaaaagaagaagaaggaaaataagaggatgatgaagaagaagaagaggaagaacaaaaatatgataatgaaaaagaagaaacaaaaatgaaagaaaaaagggaaagaaagaaaaaaaaagatgatagttAAAAAATAAAACCCGAAAAAAGAACCCAGACTATTTCATAACCACATTTTACaacctctcctattttccttttttttccttttccttttatttcattcctGCCGCGATGCCTTTCCTTGCCCGCCCTGACCTTGTTCCTGGGCCGGATTAAGTTCATCCCCACATGCCGACCTTGCTTTCGTCCCTttaactctttcttcttttaactctGCAATATTTTagcatttattttatctattcgttcttgttcatcttccttcTAAGTGACAATGAACTCGCATCGACCTTGTGAGGCGTCGACTTCTCTGTTGATATACGTTAtactttttatcactttttcttttcaacattttatcattcactttatttctcttcatcttcctcttaagTAACTGTGAACTCGTATCAACCTTGTATGGCTTCAAAACTTTTCTATAGACAATCCGTTACTTTTTGTCACTTTATTTCTtgggtcttttttcttttccttcgctcaGTTATTTAGTGTATCTCCGCGCTTCCTACATCCCTAAGACCCAGTGTGGAGGAAGCAGCGGTGGAGGCCCTTCGTCGCGTCGCTGCTACAGAGGCGTTACACTTTTACGTTCCAATTTTCGAGCAATAAAACCCTCCCTaagctcttcccctcctctcccccccttcctctcctctcctctctcattcctctcccctcctttcctctccctctcgtacTGACTGACTGCTTCTTGCGTACTACAGATGTTGCTAAGGACTGAGTTTAtgttatctatctttttatttctttttttcgtgtgtgggagggagaagggtaggtgtgtgtgtgtgtgtgtgtgtgtgtgtgtgtgtgtgtgtgtgtgtgtgtgtgttgttttttcgTTTCTAATTTCTATTTTTTGCaatgtttctatttttttatattccccTAATCTTCGTTTCTCTTATTCGTTTTGGTCTACTCTTGTTtatgctcctcttccttttgttcctcctcctactcctactccaaaagtcatcatcatcatcattctccattACCACTGTATTATAATATTACTCCTCGATCACTTGGACTGACCTTTCTTATTAACCTTTCTTATTAACCGGGTTTTGTCCAAGAATAGTCTCAGACATTGCTGGGGACATTTCTTTGTTGTTTCCGATGTCTAATAAAATATTTTGTATGATATTCCGAGGAAATTCAATAAACGATTAGAGTGATTATACTTGGCAGGGACGAAATGAACTGTTCAAAAAGTACAATTTTATGGAGAGGCGAGGAAGCTATTACTGCAGTGACTGGTAAAAGAGTAATGAATAAATATATCGTCATCAACCAAACAGAAATATCAAAAAGAGAATACTATTAATAAGTAAAGAATAGAAGGGACAGAGGCAGATCATGACAAAAATCGCATTATTCTTGCTAAATTCGAGTCAGTTTACTGTTTACTTTAAATCACATCGATGTTCTCTGTCAGGGTTGAGAGATAATGAAAAGACTGCCGCTGCGTCACTGTTTAGGCGCCGCTAACTAAACAAACACTCATAAGGGGAGAGTGCGCTACATTCACTCACTGAATCCTAAGAAAAACTTATAATTAACTCCATAAACTGGCCTCACATCATTATTAAAACAAaaatgagtaagaaaaaaaagtcaacacGCTGCAACTTTTTTGGCAGACGTCTCACACACTCACTTCTGTAAATTGTTCCCACAGGCGCAAAGTGACCTTGCCTTCGACATCCGTTAATGATAAAtcagtagaattattattattattattattattatcattgttagtagtagtagtgattatgCGTGCGCACCTACCTTCTTTTCTCGATCTCATTCCCCCAGTGTGTCCGTGTTTTGTAATTCACTTCTCCTTTGAGTCAGGCGTCTTATCTATCTTAGCACTATCCCTAAAGGTAATATATAAGAGACACTGTAGTTATCGAGAAGGAATGAGGGACCGGGCGGGCATGTGCTTCGAAGGTTCTTAGACACACCCAGAATCGTTTTATTAAGTTCAGCGGCGTGGGTACGACGCGAGGGTATTACGTGTGCTGTGCGTGTTAGGATTTTTggtaggtgctctctctctctctctctctctctctctctctctctctctctctctctctctctctctctctctctctcttcctatcaatctattcatctatctgtctgtctacctatctctctTTACAAACAAAAGGGATAGctatgcacatttttttttttttttcattggtggTGCCTTTATCTCAAGCGTCTTTCAAGTTTTGGTGTCTCGAGGAAATGTTTCGAGTCGCCAATTCATTGATCCGAGTTGCCGAACACTGCACGCTTACCGGCATtgttcactcccttcctcctggGACCCGCGGGATATCTGGGAACTTGCCGCGCATTCATGGATGATATTTGTCTTTGTTCTGTGTTTCCAACTTTTTGCTTTACTTCGACAATTGAGGCAAATAATTCTCGTCCGATGCTTGGCTTATTTGTTCTTCATATCTTAAAAACTCCTTCACGATTTGCCAATCTTATATGCTGAGCCGCTTGGGAGGCAAAGATCAGTGTTTGTTCATCTGTTTTCCACATCTTAAAGTTTTCTTGTAGCTTACATAAAGACAAGAGACTCACTGCATAAAAATAACGAGTATACAACTTTTCCACACAAATACCAAGAGGTCTTTTCCAGCTTTCACAAAAAAGACAGGAGACCCAATACGCCATCACACCCTGCATTACCATTTTTCCTGTGACACGTACGCCCTAAACCCTTGCAAACCTCACACATTCTCGTGCGCTTTCCTTGACACATATATAGCCCAGCATTACAGCCTCGCATGAAGGGCAATACGGAGCCTCCTCGGCGTCACATTACCCAGCAGAGCCCCATAAAGTCCCACCGCAGCTGCTGACGTGCTCATCAAGCCACTTCACGCCCTGAGAGGAACACAAACACTCACCGTCTCTTTATCGATCCAGGGTGAAGAGGACACGACCAGAACAAAACCCCGACCCTCAAATCTCTTCCCGATGGGGCCGTGACGACAGGCAAcgcgacgagaaaaaaaaaaatagtttgtattAAATCTAACTTgctcatttttatttcatttctgatTCATTGTATCCCCAGCAGCTGATTGAGATATCCTGACATTTGCAATAGTGTTAGTGACTGTTAGCGTATTGGCAAGTTAGGAAATGTAGCCCGGGCCCCTCGCGACCTGATGTTAGCGCGCGCACCGTACTTTGAAGAACTACGGAGTCCACGCCCGATTCCATCCTCCTTCCGCAACTCTTCGGTAATGAAACTCCTGACTTAGTGAACGTCAACTTAAgcatttatcttcttcttcctcgcgaGACAAAGGCGTGTCTATACAATGGGTGCGATTCTTTCAGCATCATCGCAACATTTCCAGCGCAACATGTCATCTTTCCCTCATAAATAAGACCCAAGCTAACACAAAATACATACTGCGTTCATCGTGTTTTCGGGCCGGAGtctaagaaagaggaggtgaggagcgTCTACCTCTGGCTCGATAAATCAGAGCCCACGCCTCATAaacctcccgccgccgccgcccccgccagcCACACAGCGCTGATCACACCCACTTACTGGGGGCAGCCGGCGAGCCCCCCGCCTcccacaacaacaacgaggaaatGCTCACTCTTATGGCCCTATCCACGCCCCATTTAATTACGTTTGTTTATTTAGTGATATTTTCAGGGTAAAATAATATTTCGTTGGCGGTAAAACTTTTAAGCACCTGCGTCGTCTCCTGTCAGCCGCCAAAGCCGACCAAATTATGCAACGTCAATTAAACAGTGACTTATCCCTTTCACTGGTGACCTAGTACTGTTTTATACAAAGGGAATAAGCAAAACAGCATATTTTCATGATCCTAAAGTCGATTCCCTCTGACGTAGCACACCAATACATGAAATACCCCGCTAGGCAAGTTAAGGGTGTCTCCGAGCTCGTTTAATGCTTGTTCTTCGAATTCGCAAGCATTAAGGAAACGAACGATCTAAGGCCTGTTGGCACTACAAGCAGGACTCCCACAATGCATAAGCAGCATTTTCCAACACAAAGTCCAAATTTTCCCGTTAAAGACAAATACTTCCCCCTCACCCCGACGCTCGATGACAGCTCCGAGGGCTGTCCTTACTTCCAGGTCAAGGTTTGGCACCGCTGTGGATATGGGCCTCCCCGAGCTGGCCCCGCCCAACCAGCCTTCATAGCCGAGCCTGATTATAGTTAAAACGAATAACTAACTACAGTGAAAATCGTCCGGCCTCTCGACCTCGTGATCTGATAATACAGAGCTCCGTCTTTACCTATTGACAGTAGTCTGTTGGTGCTAAATACTGAAGTGTAGCGACAAAATAGTAGGCTTGCCCACTAAGGACTGTAACCTATCGCCGGTAAAGAAAGGAACCCTTCCTATTTTACCCTGAAATGTCGTCTGGCTCTCTGACCACTGTCAAAATTAGAATACCTGTCAGAACATGAGAAAACATTCAGTACCTGTTGTTGTTTTCGGCCGCGCATTCAGTACTTTCACGAGTCACGACCTGTTGTTGTGATTTAAACGTGTGCCTTTCCAACGGTACTTGTTTttatcatttcttatttttccttttcttttatattattactattctgtatgttttaatatatatttaagaTATACAAATATCCCAAATTTTCCAAAAATGTGTCACTTTCCCAAACTTTACACTAAAACTCATCGAAAGTTTATATctagggaaagagtgagagggagaaaggatcaCAAGGTTAGGAATTTTTGTCGTCCTGCCACGGAGTGTGCTGTTTGCTGAACTGCATGATCAAACGAAAAAATTAACCCTTAAAACTTTTTTTAAATAAGGTTCTGCATTATTAACAGAGGGCTGCCCATgactgttactactacttttcCTACTCCTTGTCTGTGCCTTCCACACACATGGATCTCACCCATATTAACAGTACTTCATGGCTCCTTATCCTCATCTTTTCTTACGTGCTTGCATTTGTAGAATATTGTCTGCTGTGGATGCAGCTGGGGCAGACCTCCAAGCATGTACTTCAGCAAGACCTCATTTCCCTCTGCAACAAGGAGTGGGGATAGGTTCATATTACACTACGCCTAGAAAATAATAGCCAATGAGATGCACGAGAAAAAGATCATCCATTGAAATGGGCCACACTCACTTTCCCATCAAGCCAGTGAaattctcctttccatttctgatCCTCTCCATACTTAATAAGCTTCAGTGCTGGTCTGTCACCTACCATAAGTGTATTCCCCTAACTTTGCCTAAAGTTGGGGGAATACGCTATACCTACGCCTGGCTTCAGTGCTCATTTCCATCTCATTGGCCCTTGGGcgtgtggtgggtgagaacccattaccccgagaCATAAGGCAAGTGCAACACCTGGCttgccacaatttaccttccccaggtttccccaggtgtcTATTTATCAAAGTCTGAAAGggatgatgaacagctgggtgggctgcactccAACTACCCAgaccgggattcaaacccaggcccacagattcgtagttaggcatGCTAACCATAACACCACAGAGGCACATGCATGTATGCATTACTTAAAGACAAAATGTCTCAGACATTTACTATACACTTTATTAATACCACTGAGTCAGGGTTTAAACAGGTTAAGACACTGACCCACCCAGAAGAGACCCTATCTTTTAGAGTTCATTATACACATTATAAACAGAACAACAGATAGGACAAATCATTATCTCTCAATTAAATGCAGCTGCATCAACACCCTGGAATGTACATAAACTATATCTTTCAACAATCAAATGTAGACACTGACTCTTCTCACCCTCAAAACCATTATGCTCACCACACAACTGTTCCACTACATGTATATGTACAACCGCACCTAACTACAACAAATTGTGCTTGGCAACAACAGTATATGTCTACAACCTATACAAAACTTGAAGGGCAGGTGTTCACAGCGCACCATAATTAATAGGTAACTGGGCTAAGGCTGCAGGGCTTTCTAGGCCAGACAGGCAAGCCCCATCTCCCTGCACCATGTACCCCCAGGATGATTGCCCAGCATGTCAAATAAATATCAACTATGATGATACTGACGAGTGAATGATTTACACAGGATGTGACATTATGCTTCAAGACGTTGGCTCTATCAGTATTGGTACAGTACAGACATATTTCTACTAAGTACTTGATACTTCCCTGAATAATTTTTCTTTGTCTACAGCTCAAAAAAATAACTCATTAATGGAAGTTGCTAGTTGCTTAATAACTTTCACCTGAACACTGGCACTTAAATTTCTTTGATTTCAACatcgaaaataaataaaatatactcTGTATAAATAGAACAAGGCTCATCTCTGTaatttaaaaataaaaacatacataaaactGCAACATTATTACACTTTCTACTTCATCTACTACTGGACACAAGAAGTCAAGTTTCTGAGTATCTTACAACATTACAATTCCACACATACAACATGCTGTTAGTCATGTCTTGGAACAACTGTTGACCAACAAGACACCTGGGACAAGACATACAACCAGCTGATTTAAAACTCCCACTGAAATACTGGAGAAGGTCCTTTGCCCCTTTACTGTGGCCTGTCTCGAGGATAGAACTCTGCCAGCGTTGAGGCAGGGATACGTTTCAGCATCTCCTTGGGGAAGATACGAAGCAGCTGCCACCCAATGTCCAGGGACTCGAAGATGCTGCGCTTCATGTATGGACCTTGCGAGATGAACGTCTTCTCGAACTTGCCCAGGAACTCAAGATACAGCAAGTCATCAGGAGTGAGAGCTTCTTCACCCACCACAGCCTTCATGGCTTGCAGATCCTTGGCAATGGCATAGCAGGCGTAGAGCTGGTTGGACACATCAGAGTGGTCTTTACGAGTCATGCCCTCACCAATGGCGGACTTCATGAGTCGGGAGAGGGAAGGCAGCACGTTGATGGGAGGGTAGATCTGACGATTGTGCAGTTGACGCTCCACGTAGATTTGGCCCTCAGTAATGTAGCCAGTAAGATCAGGGATGGGATGAGTGATATCTATAATAAAAATAAGTTAAGAAGCCTTTTAGCCATGAGGaactcaacttgcatttcttatAAAGGGTAAATCCTATTCCTTAGCAGTAAAGTGATACTTGATTGAAGGGCATGGCTtgatcttcctctttctgtctttgaTCTTTTGTCCTTGGTCCTTGGAAGGTTCTCCAGAGTAACAACAACATGCAGCTTTTATAACTCCAAGGACTGGCAAAGACTTAAACTACACAAAAAGGATGAGCATAGCTAAAACAAACCATAGAGAACAGAGTTGGGACacaaacagaaataaaaagacTACCCAAAAATGAACCAATCACTCACCGTCGTTGGGCATGGTAAGGATGGGGATCTGTGTGATGGAGCCCGATCGGCCCTCCACCCTGCCGGCACGCTCGTAGATGGTGGCCAAATCGGTGTACATGTAACCAGGGAAACCACGACGGCCGGGCACCTCCTCTCGGGCAGCAGACAcctggtggaggggagggaggcatgtTACTTTTCCTACCTTTACTATCTACAgtacttctttcatttccttcttcgcttttttttcttattcgtcaCCACTTTTATTGCTGAGGTATCCAAACTGACACACCTCCGGACTGCAAGACATTTTTTTAAGGTGCATGTCTTTGTTGCTGAAGAATTTGAAGCTATGGGTATGcagattttttttgttgttaatgaAGCTACATCAAAATTATTTCAGCATACAAAGAAGAATGGTGGCAAAAAAAGTAGAGCAGTAAAATTAGCTGAACAGGATGCTGGGGAGGAATAATCTGAGGGTAAGGACAAAATAGGAGACAAAGCACtttagattaaaaaaaataatgaggataaCAATATACAAAAAAGGTATCACTCCTCAAACATAATGTAGAAGACAAGAGAAAATGACAGTGAATGTCTCCAGCGCTCACCTCACGAAGAGCCTCAGCATAGGAAGACATGTCTGTGAGGATGATGAGGACGTGCTTCTCACACTGGTAGGCGAGGTActcggcggtggtgagggcaaGACGGGGGGTGATGATACGCTCAATGGTGGGGTCATTGGCCAGATTCAGGAAGAGGCACACATTCTCCATGGAGCCATTCTCCTCAAAGTCCTGTTGGGGATGGTAATGGATGAGAAAAGGGACACTTGATTTTGTAATACCCTATTTCCTGTACCCATGGTGGGGTATCAAATTCACTTATTGTTAGGTCTGATTCAGGAAATTATATAGCTCATCAATACTAAAATGGAAAAATGTGTGTGAATCAAAGATGCAACAGCTCTAGTTACAACCACCTGCAAAGCTCATCATTCAACACATCAGGATTATGTTACTGTTTGAAATTAGTTACCAGTACTATAGTCAAATTTCTAGAAGTGTAACAAGGAGAAGAGATATGCCATTCATGAGAAAGGCTCCACACACTCATCAGACTTTTAACACAAACTCTCCTGACAAACCCCTTAAAGTAAACACAGtttccacaacaacaacaacaacaaaaaatcaagaCTTCCAAACACCATtattaaactaccaccaccactgaccctcTCCAGGccaaattaaaaacaaacacCCACTAACCTGCTTGAAGAATCGGGCGGTTTCCATGTTGACACCCATAGCAGCGAACACAATGGCAAAGTTGTCCTTGTGGTCGTCGAGCACACCCTTGCTGTGCAGACTGACGAGACCTGCCTGACGACAGATCTGGGCAGCGATTTCATTGTGAGGGAGACCGGCAGCGGAGAAAATGGGAATCTTCTGACCTCTGGAGGAGATTACTCAAGATTAGTATTATTCATCAAACATTTTCCAAACTGTACCAATATCATAGATCAATAAAGATTCCAAAGACAGTCTACATATTCATCAAATTAAAATGTGATCAATCCCTTTTTAAGCCATTTTCATGTCAGCTATTCCATAAAAATTTTCTTTCACATAATTTTTAAGCAATCTTTTCAATAAAGTGAATAAATGATGAAGCAAATGCAATGGATATAAACGACAGTGATgccaaaataaattaaaaactTTTTGTACAATGGCATAC
Above is a genomic segment from Eriocheir sinensis breed Jianghai 21 chromosome 7, ASM2467909v1, whole genome shotgun sequence containing:
- the LOC126994638 gene encoding V-type proton ATPase subunit B isoform X2 — its product is MTSLGHLEHVAAVQRDYIAQPRLCYKTVTGVNGPLVILDDVKFPKFAEIVNLHLADGTERKGQVLEVSGAKAVVQVFEGTSGVDAKHTICEFTGDILRTPVSEDMLGRVFNGSGKPIDQGPSVLAEDFLDIQGQPINPWSRTYPEEMIQTGISSIDVMNSIARGQKIPIFSAAGLPHNEIAAQICRQAGLVSLHSKGVLDDHKDNFAIVFAAMGVNMETARFFKQDFEENGSMENVCLFLNLANDPTIERIITPRLALTTAEYLAYQCEKHVLIILTDMSSYAEALREVSAAREEVPGRRGFPGYMYTDLATIYERAGRVEGRSGSITQIPILTMPNDDITHPIPDLTGYITEGQIYVERQLHNRQIYPPINVLPSLSRLMKSAIGEGMTRKDHSDVSNQLYACYAIAKDLQAMKAVVGEEALTPDDLLYLEFLGKFEKTFISQGPYMKRSIFESLDIGWQLLRIFPKEMLKRIPASTLAEFYPRDRPQ
- the LOC126994638 gene encoding V-type proton ATPase subunit B isoform X1, which produces MARVSIDQLTSYDRRRRPKMTSLGHLEHVAAVQRDYIAQPRLCYKTVTGVNGPLVILDDVKFPKFAEIVNLHLADGTERKGQVLEVSGAKAVVQVFEGTSGVDAKHTICEFTGDILRTPVSEDMLGRVFNGSGKPIDQGPSVLAEDFLDIQGQPINPWSRTYPEEMIQTGISSIDVMNSIARGQKIPIFSAAGLPHNEIAAQICRQAGLVSLHSKGVLDDHKDNFAIVFAAMGVNMETARFFKQDFEENGSMENVCLFLNLANDPTIERIITPRLALTTAEYLAYQCEKHVLIILTDMSSYAEALREVSAAREEVPGRRGFPGYMYTDLATIYERAGRVEGRSGSITQIPILTMPNDDITHPIPDLTGYITEGQIYVERQLHNRQIYPPINVLPSLSRLMKSAIGEGMTRKDHSDVSNQLYACYAIAKDLQAMKAVVGEEALTPDDLLYLEFLGKFEKTFISQGPYMKRSIFESLDIGWQLLRIFPKEMLKRIPASTLAEFYPRDRPQ